The genomic region GTTGCGATGGCTGTAAGTTTTTCAATAGACTGTTTTCCGGTTGAAATCGCATGTATTTCATTACGTGTACCCATCACTCGATCCCCATCCTGGTTATCCTATTTTATGATTTTCCTTATAGATTAGAAGACACACTTGCTTGTAGTGGCCATTTCTCCTGATTGTAAGCCATTTCCCAAAATGAATACTCATAGGCACTGCTAATCACAAAATGCTGTTTCATTCGTTCACGATCTTCCTTTCTGCATTGGTCAGCAATGGTATTCAGACGATCAATTTGTTCATCCACTAATCCCTTAAACCATTCACCGCCATAGGCTTCAATCCATTTTTGATAAACCGGTTCGTCAGGGTTATGGTCTTTTAGCGTTTCTCCCACTTCAAAGTAAAGCCAGTAGCATGGAAGGATGACAGCAATCACATCACCCAGCTGCCCACTATAGGCAGCTCGATAAAGATGGGATGTATAGGCGTAAGCGGTTGGGGAAGGAATAAATTGCTTCTGGTCCTCCTCTGTAATATTTAATAATTCACTAAATGTACGATGCAATTCCATCTCCGCTTCATAGGTTCCACTGGCGTGATTGGCCATACGATTCGTGGTAAATAAATCGGCTGCTTTCGCGGCTCCGAGCGATTGAATCTTCGCAAAATGGGATAGATAATACGAATCCTGCATGACATAATAACGAAACCTTTCCAGTGGCAGACTCCCATCCCCAATTCCTTTTACAAATGGATGTTCAAAGCTTGCCTGCCAGTAATGGTCGGCTTCCTGTCTTACTTCCTCTGAAAACTTCATACGAAAAATCTCCTCTCCAAATAAATATTTAACCAATAAAAAACCACTTCCCTTACCTCGCGTAAAGAAAGTGGTTGTTGTATACACTTATGGATATATACAGCTCTCCACTTTCCTACGCCAGTATAAACTGGATCAGGTTCCAAGGGTCTTAAAGTCCATACTTTAATCTCAGCCTTTTGAAGGCTCCCCTAGTGGTTCGTAAAACTATTTATTTTATATTATCGTAACCATGGTCTGCCAAATTGTCAACATCATTCAAAAAATTTTACAGACTAAAATGCTCCAGACTTTGATCAACGATATCCTGATTGATTCCGATATAACGGAGGGTAATCTCAGGAGAGGAGTGATTAAAAATATCCTGAAGCAAAGCAACATTCCTGTTCATGGTGTAATGCCAAAAACCAAACGTTTTACGCAGACTGTGGGTTCCAAAATTTTGTATTCCCACTGTTTTCGCTGCTTGATTTAATACTTTATAGGCCTGAACCCGTTGCAGAGGTAAGTCAGTTTTATGGGATGGAAAGAGATAGGCGTCATCCTTCTTGTCACGGATATAATCAGTAATAATGCTCCGTAATTCAGCATTTAATAAAAAACGCTTATTTTTTCTTGTTTTCGTTTCTTTAAGCATTATATGGGTTTGATTTCTGACGTCTCTTACCTGAAGTGGCAGCAGGTCACTGATTCGAAGTCCGGTATTAATTCCCATAACGAATAAAAAGTAGTTTCGCTCTGAAGTTTTTCTTAACTCCCGTTTCATTTCCTCAATTAACAGACGGTCCCGAATAGGCTCCACTGTCTGCATTCCCTTACTTATGATGGCATGGAAATCAGATTTAATATTTTCTATTCTTTTAGGATTCCGTTGTTTGGATTGATTTAATCTATCTATCTTTCTATTTAATTCATATTCGCCGTACTTGTTGACTAAATACATATATTCTCCATCTGTTAAATAAACGTGTTCTGCATAAGGTTTTTTATTCACATCAACACCCCCCATTTTATGTAAGTTGTCTGTGGAAATGAACCGGAGTCTGACGCCCTGTCCCCCATCTCATTTAGCGAGAATGGCCCTTAAATTATTGCCATGGTTTTACAAATATAATGTTTTTTATTCATTATCCACCTTTAATTACCAGTAAATTCATGAACGAACCTATTCAATATGTATTATACCATATAATTCAATTTTATGCTTAATCATTTAAACAGTTATTATATAAAGCTTTCATTGAGTTTTCATAATGAAACATAATAAGAACTTTGTTTCATTACAATTTATGCATCTTATAAAAAAAGACTTAACATATTTTACTGATATGTTAAGTCCTTTGTTACTCTTTACTGTCGAACCATTTTTCTGGAAGATGTTTTGTAATAATAAACAAAACTAGTGATGATTGTTATTAATGCCGTTCCGCCGGTGATGTAAACTCCGTCCCAATAATGAGAACGACCTGTTAATATCCAAACATTATAAGGAATATAGATAAACGAAGATATAATCAAAATAACCCAAAACAGTGAGAGAGCTTTATGTTTCACCGCTTTTAAAACAGTATCATCCTCGGCAAAAGTAATCATTGACAGTCTCTTCAAAGCGATCAATAACACAAAAACAGCAATTAGTAGTGTTAATATGTTCATATGAATCCCTCTTGAAGTGGTGGTGAGTCTATCTGTTTTATGCAGGACATGTTTCACACACCTTCTCTATTTGAGTTTGTTATATCATCTGTTTCCATATCTGTATTCGTTCCCTGATGAAAATAAAGCCGCCATCTGCCATTAATCTGTTTCCAAATAGAACTTCTTAACGTATTTCGCTTCCTGGTATGATCCCTGATATAATAAGTGGATAATACCACATCGGCAGCCAATGGATAGATTTCATAGTTATATTTGGTCATTTCTGTTAGAGCAACACCACTTTCAAGACATTCTTTTTTACCAAACATCCTGCCTGAACTGCCGATTTCAAAAAAATCATCTGCAAGTATTCGGTCTAATTGGTGCCTGTTATTTCGGACTTCCAAATTTATATGTTTTTGTTCTAACGCTTTGAGTTGCTGTTTAAGATCTTTACTCCTTGAATGATCCATTTTATTATGCACCTCAATTAACACTAATCACCAGATGAAAAGAAGCTCATTTTAATCTGAGATTTTGTCTTTTCTTCTGCTTTTTCCTCTTCTAAACTTTTTGGATGTTTATTCCTGGGTGGTCTTTTGTTTGCTTTATATTTTCTCCATGCGATGAATGCAAAAAGGAAAAGAAGAAAGGAAATATATATAAATGTCTGCATTACAATCCCCCTTTTCTGAGTAAAGTAATTTTTTCAATGTATGAACACATCTGTGGTTTAAACTACGCCAGTATCTTTGCCATATTATATTCATCAAAAAATTGTCCATCAATATAAAGTGAATCCTGCTTCGTTCCTTCTCTTATAAATCCCAATTTTTTATATAACGCAATGGCTGAATCGTTTTTACTTACGACCGTTAATTCCAGCCGGTGAAGTTTATTTTCAACCGCCCACGTCTCCAGTTCTTCAAGTAATTGAGTACCTAATCCCTTTCCCTGATGTATGGATAACATGCCTATTACCAAATGGACAGAATGCTGATTTCTGGGTGAACTTCCCCCTATAGCCATGGCATAGCCTGCTAAAGTGCCGTTGAATTCTGCCACTAAAACCGTAGAATTGTCAGCATTTAAAATACCATTAATCATTTCCTTCTGTTTAGCCAGACTCGTCTTTCTTTCCCCAGCTCCATACAGCATATAAGGGGATTCTGCCTCCACTGCTCTGATTAGATCCATAAATGGTTCGGCGTCAGTATAACGAATGGTTCTTATATACATGGTTCTGTCTCCTATCTATCAATCATCTAAATCATGATCCAAAAAGGACGATTTCATCTTTGCTTGCGTGCTTTCATTGCTTTCTTCCTGTTTTTCCAGAAGTCTGACTAATCTGGAACTGTCAACACCATTACGTACAGCTGCTGATACAACTGCATATAGAATAAACAAAGATAAGATATAAATAGCTATTCCCGCCATATTTACGGTGTCTCTCCTTTCTTAACTGCTTGACCCTGTCCGTTTTGATTCCTCATGAAAAACAATGCCAATAAAATAGCTGTAAAACCTCCTGTTAACTTGCCAATGATCATCGCAAATACCATTTCTTTCTCAATACCGGCTACAAAACCAAGGTGCCCGCCAAAAACGAAAGCACCACTCACCGCGAAAGCAACATTTACCACTTTCCCCCGCTCATCCATATTTTTAAAGATCATAAACATCGGGATATGATGAGCAAAAGAAGAGATCAGTCCTGCTATGGATGTTTCATTAACCCTAAGAAAATGACCAAGTTTTCCTAATGGCTTTTTCAAGACTCTTTGTAAAAAAGTCACCATAGGAAAAGCTCCGGCCAGAAACAGTGCAATGGTCCCGACAATTTGAAATCCTTCATTTACAGGCGTCATGTTGGGAATCACAGCAAAACCGGTCATCGTTTCAATAGCAATTGCTGTTAAACCGGTAATCGCTATTATTTTGATAACTTCTCCAAAGACTTTAAACCCTTTAATCATCTGATGGGGTATTTTCCATAAACCAATAGCAATAAACATAGATAGAATCACGGCCGGGAACAGGTTCTGAAGGATCATCACCAGATTAAATCCACCGATAGCTCCTCCCACAAAGCATCCTATAGGGATCGTGATGATACCAATCAGAATCCCTTTAGCAAATACGGAGTGATCTTCTTTTTTGATGATTCCCAGTGCAACAGGGATGGTAAAGACAATTGTTGGTCCAAGCATTGTACCTAAAAACACCCATGAAAACAGCTCGGCATTAGGAGTGAGTGACATCTCCCGGGCTAATGCATACCCACCCATATCCAGCGCAAGTAGAGAGTTTACAAAGGAAGCAGGATCAGCACCGATAAGGGAATATATTGGTACAATGATAGGTGTAAGTACATTGGCCAGAACAGGAGCAAGCGAGATAATCCCTACCATAGCCAAGGTTAGCCTCCCCATGGCCATAAATCCATCCATAAACGGCTCTCCATACCCATATTTATTTCCGAGCATATGGTCGATGGCACCTAAAATAAGAAAAAAAACTACAATAATAACAATGATGTCGTTGATTCCCATATTTTACCTCATCTCTAAATCTAATAGTCTATTTCATAAGGATATATGGCCAATTTGTCTGCACTAAATTCCATATATGAAGGGTTTTAAAATAAGTATTTCTCTACATTTTGTCAGATTTATGCAATTATTGCAATTTTATTTTAGCTAAAAAGCACGCCTCAGGTTAGAAGCGTGCCTTCCATTCATTAGTCGATGGAGCTTTTCAAATGTGCATCCTGTTCGTATCGATCAATGGCAAGTTCAATTAATCGGTCAATCAGCTCGGAATAAGGAATTCCGCTGATTTCCCACAGCTTTGGATACATACTGATTTTGGTGAAGCCGGGTAACGTATTAATTTCATTTAAAATTAAAGAACCGTCTTTCTTCATAAAGAAATCAACTCGCGCCATTCCTTCACATTCAAGCGCCTTAAATGCATGAACAGCGGTCTTCTTCATTCGTTCGACTTCTTCTTCATTTAAGTTCGCCGGTGCTTCCAGCAAGGCACCGCTTTCGTCAATATATTTCGTTTCATAGGAGTAAAAATCTCCTTGGGGTAAAATTTCTCCCGGAGTGGATGCAATCGGATTATCATTGCCAAGTACAGAGCATTCAAGCTCCCTGCCTTCGATATTTTCCTCTAAAAGTACTTTATGATCATACACAAATGCTTCCTGAATTCCTTCTTTAAATTCTTCCTCTGTATTTATTTTGCTTACACCCACTGAAGAACCCTGATTCGCCGGTTTAATAAAAAACGGGATCCCCAGCTTTTCCTTAACTTGATCAAAATGAATACGGTCTTTTTCTCTTCTCCTTACAGTAATGGATTCTGCTACGCTTATCCCTGCATCCTTCATCAATCGTTTCGCAATATCCTTATCCATACAGACCGCAGATCCCAATACATTTGTACCTACATAAGGAATATTAGCTAAACGAAGCATTCCCTGCAGACTTCCATCCTCTCCTAAAGTACCATGGACAATCGGGAAAATAACATCCAATTGATCCAGTTCTGCATCACCGTTTGCATTCATTAGTTGATGATCGGACTGACCTGGAATAATCGCCACATGGTTATTGGATTTATTTAATTGAATGAGCGTTGGATTTTCTTCATTAAGTAAAAAATGAGATTGGTCATTAATATGCCATTTTCCCTCTTTGTCAATACCGAGAAGGGTCACCTCATACTTTTCCGGATCAATGGCATCCACAATGTTTTTAGCGGATTGTAAGGATACCTCATGCTCAGCGGACTTTCCGCCAAATATAATTCCAACTCTTCTTTTGTTTGTCATGTAATTCCCTCCATAATGAAACACAAACTTTACATTACATCAACCTCTTAAATGGGCTGTAGACATCGTAAGCCAATTTACCGGATGATCATAAATAGGCAGTGTAAGTTTTTGTAGTTTATTTATGTATTTTCAGGTCCTTTTGTGCTCCTTATCATTTATTTTAGCAAAAGTACTGTAAATAAGATATGCAGGAATGACCATCTCCCTAAGAATTACTTCCATACATTCATTCGATGAATATCCTGCGTTTATGAATGCATTTCATTCTGTAAAATTTGGGTCCTTAAATCATAACCCATCTATCTCATAGGTCCCTCTTTTTACTACAATTATTCCAAATTACTTCCAATTCGACAAGTTGTTCCTCATAAACTTTAAATGACTGGTACATTGGTACAGGCCAATCAGACAAAAATTCTGAAAAGCTTACATTTTTTATAGTTTATTTCATACAATTTTGTAGAGGTGATGGTAGTGGCGAGAGTAGCATATAACCAAAAAGATATTGATTTAATAGCAAGGATGGTGAGAGCGGAAGCCGAGGGTGAAGGACGTCTGGGAATGCTTATGGTTGGGAATGTCATTGTAAATCGAGCGAAAGCTGATTGTTTGGATTTTGAAGATGTAAGGTCCATACGCGAGGTCATTTTTCAGGTTCAAGGCGGGAACTTTGCTTTTGAAGCGGTACAAAAAGGGAATTTGTTTTACAGACCGGCTCGGGAAGTAGAGAAGAGAATAGCACGTCAGGTTGTAAAGTATTGGAGGCAACATCCTTCCAAGTTTGCCCTTTGGTACTTTAATCCGTATGGTGAATGTCCTCCTTCATGGTACGGTCAACCGCTTACAGGACAGTATAAGCAACATTGTTATTATGAACCAGTAGCTAATACATGCGAAAGTGCCTATAGATATTAATAAAATCCCCCGCTTTATGTGGGGGATTTTGTATAGGACATTATTCCAGGTCATAGCTACTAACTGAAATCTGCATGAAAGGCAAAGCTATGATTCCTTTCTAAGAATTTCTCTGTTTAATTCAGCAACGGAAGTTTTGCCTGATAAAGCCATACTCAGATCAAAGTCGGCCATTAGATTCCTGAGGACCTGTTTTACCCCGTCTTCTCCTGCTAAGGCCAGCCCATACATATAGGGCCTTCCGACTAAAACAGCCCTTGCACCGATAGCTAGAGCCTTTATAATGTCTGAGCCTCTGCGTATTCCACTATCCATAAGTACAGGGATTCGATCTTCAACAGCATCCACAATTTCCGGTAATGCATCAATAGCAGAGACGGCACCATCGACCTGTCTTCCTCCATGATTGCTGACAATAATTCCGTCTACTCCATGCTCGACAGCAAGTCTTGCATCTTCAGAGTGTAAAATCCCTTTTAATACAATTGGAAGGGAAGTCTGGGCCTTGATAAAATCCAAATCTCCCCAGGTTAAAGAAGGGTTACCAAAAATTTGTGACCATAACAGGATGGCCGATGTCATATCCTCTTCCGGTGATTGATCTAATCGTGATAAAAAGACAGGATCATTTAAATAATTACCGATTCCCTCTGCCTGAAGAAATGGCAAGTAAGCGTGATCAATGTCCTTCTCTCTCCAGCCCATCATAGGCGTATCGAGGGTAATCACAATGGCACTGTAACCCGCTATTTCTGCACGTTTCACCATACTGGCGGCGATTTCTCGATCACTGCTCCAATAGAGTTGAAACCAACGTTCCTTATCTCCCATAACCTCAGCTGTCTTTTCCAGATTATATGTAGAAGCTGTGCTAGCAACAAACGGAACATTCATTGCAGCTGCTGCACGGGCGCTGGCCAGTTCACCTTCTGGATGTATAATCGATTGGACCCCCACTGGGGCACACAGTATGGGAAATGATAGTTTTCTTCCAAATAATTCCGTGCTCATGTCTCTATTTGATGTATCACGGAGCATTCTTGGGATGATGTTCCACTTTTCAAATGCCTGTTTATTTTTCCTCTTTGTCGACTCTGCACCTGCAGACGCTGCCACATAATCATAGGGCTTTGCATCTAAATATTCCTTCGCTTTTTGCTCCAGCTTTTCAAATGATGGAGGGATTATATTCTTATCAATCCCCTGGTAGACCATTGCTTGTACTTCATTACCAAAACTCATACCCCCACCCCTTCAGAAAACGTTTTCATTTATTTCACATTTTACACCAGGTGGTAGCGGTTGGTCAAACTATTATCAGAATTTTTAAAATATAATTTAAGGGTCGACGAAGTCTCAACCCCTTACAAATTTGATTATTCTCTGTTTTTATGGTTATTTAAATAGTCATTCATTAACGTTTCTAATCTCTTATAAAATAGTGTACAGACAAACTGGAAAATCTCATATACACAATATTATGACAGCCGGTAAAGAAGATGGTATCATTCGGTATATAATGTTAGATTTTCAACATTTTCCAACCACTTTTTATGGTTCTTACCATCATGATCTGCTACCCATACATTTTTATCCGTATCGGTCAGGGAACTTCCTCTGAACCAAACAAACATTTGTTTAGAATCCAAGTACATTGGGTTATAATCTCCCAAATACTCTGGTGGCTCTGTGATTGCTTCCTGTTGTTTATCAGTTATATTTATGCGATACAGCTTTGGCAATGGGTGTCTGCCGGGTTCATTTGACCATTCCCTCTCCTCCACTCTGGATGTCACCAGCGAGTTGTTATCAATCCATGAGAAATCGAGTTCGGCATAATCGTCCGGAGTAAAGGATTGGTTCACAGGCATCTCTTTAATTTTCAAGTCTTTATCCTTAAAACCTAATACAATTCTGCCTCCACCTGCAATATAGGCAAGCCGGTCTTTATCGGGAGCCCACTTCGGTTTCCCCACACCCAGAATGACCTCATCAAGTACCTTAAAGGTAGAGCCATCGTTTCTCATGACACTTACCATATTGCTATCCATGGACCAGGAGGCGGTTGGTGAAATGATAAAGGAAATCCATTTTCCACTAGGGGAAAAAGAAAAATGACCAGCACCTATAGATAAAATAGAGGTCTCCCCTATTTCGACTTCTTTCGGAATCTTAAGAAGTCGATGGACATTCTTATGAAGTCTGACATCCCTTAAAGGCATATTTATGATTTTTTTATAAAGAATTGGACTTGTCCACCCATCAGGCAGCAAATCAGCCTGAGATGACAAAAGAAAGCCACTCCCATCAGGCAGCCACTGATAGCTGTTTACACCGAGCTCAATATTATAGAATCTATCCAAATCAGAGATGTTTAGAACTTCATCACTTTGAAAGGCGACGAGATTTTTTTCCGAAGACCATTTTGGGTTACGTCCATTATAGAAGATCTTTTTCTTCTCTCCTGTTTGAACATGAAAGACCCATATTTCCGTATGCGTCTTTTTATTATCCTCCGATTCAGCTTCTGCGTTTTTCTGATAGAGCAGCCATTGACCATCATGAGACCATTGTGGCGCAAACACATCCCCTTCTTTCGTAATTTGCACTTCTTCCTGGTTCTCATAGATCCATAAGTTTCCATCACGAATGAAAGCGGCTTTTATATCCTGAGGGGCTGTTTGCTCAACAGCAAGAACAGGTGTTGAAATAAAAAATAGGAAGATTGTTGTCAGCAAAAGGATACGTACAGGCAAAAAATCACCACCAATGTTGATACTCATTATCAGTATGTATCATTGGTGGTATGTTTAACCTTCCTCTATGTATATTTATAAATCATCCTAAGAATATAGCGCCGTAAATCAACGCTCCTAAAATCACAAAAGCAGGATGAACCTTTACTTTTTCCAGTAAAACCAGACTGACAATAGCTAAAAATAGTGTATGCCATAGGCCGGAACCTTTATAAGCTGTTTGAAAAAAATCAAAGGCCATAACCCCGAGTAGGATGGCAATCGTCGGCAGAATTAAGGCTGTCAGTCTTTTAACGCGTGGGGAATCCTTAAATTTGAATAAAACTTTTAGTAACGCAATCATTAAAATGAGAGAAGGGGCAACGATGGCAAATACCCCAACAAGTGCTCCTAAAATTCCTCCCTGTTCAAACCCGATGAATCCGGCCATTTTTGTGGCTATAGGACCTGGCAGTGCATTCGCCATGGCCAGCATCTCACTGAAATCATTAACTGTCATCCAGCCAAACCGATCGACCACTTCATTTTCTACCAGAGGAATGGAGGCCGGCCCCCCTCCATAACCGAGGATACCCGGAATAAAAAAGGCTATAAATATTTCCCAATAAATCATCTATGATTTTCCTTTCTCTCGTGTACCATTTTCAGCAGTGTTGGAATCATCCACTTCCTCATTACCTGACTGATCATCAGGAACAGGTTTAATCAGTGCATAGAGCAGGATAACAGCTATGAAGACAGCCGGATGCACACTTAACCATTCGATTAAAAGTAGGGAGGCAGCTAACAAGCCAATCGTAATCAGCCAGCCGTTCGCTTTGTGGGACTTTTTTACAAATCCATATGTTAATAGAGCCAGCATTACTCCGACCACAGGAACGACAGCCTCCGTCATACCATTTACCCAACTTAAATTACTAAATGAACTTAAGAAGGTTAATAATATAATAATTAGTACTATAGTCGGTATGATCGTAGCTAATACCGCATTAATCATCCCTGGAAAGCCGGATACTCTGTGACCAATATAACCGGCCATTTTAGTTGCAATTGGGCCGGGAAGTGAATTTCCCAACGCAAGAATATTCGCAAACTCTTCATCATCCAGCCACTTATATTTTTCAACTACCTCTTTTTGTACAAGAGGAATGGATGATGGTCCTCCTCCATAACCAAAAATTCCTACACGGAAGAAGGCTAAAAACAGGTGCCAATGTGTCATTTCTATAACCTCCGAAGTTCTTCTAATAAGAAGCGATGGTTCCGTCTGTTCTTGATTCTGTTCCTCCATACAACGTACCTGTCTCGTGATCCCGCCAGATGATTTGTCCTCGCCCGAACTCACCTTTTTCCATTTCAAATTGTATATTATGTCCTTTTCTAACCAAGGCTTCAGCAATGTAAGAAGGGAATGTTGATTCTACAGCAATTTCTTTACCCTGTCGCCACTGCCACCTGGGTGCATCAAGGGCAGCCTGTGGGTTTAGCTTAAAATCAATCATATTCATTAAGACCTGTACATGACCCTGAGGTTGCATAAAACCACCCATGACACCAAATGGACCTACAGGTATATGATTTTTCGTTAAAAAGCCTGGTATAATTGTGTGATACGTGCGTTTTCCTCCCATTAATGCATTGTCATGGGAAGGATTAAGAGAAAAGTTATGTCCCCGATTTTGCAGAGCGATTCCGGTGCCAGGTACAACCAGCCCAGAACCAAATCCCATATAGTTACTTTGGATAAAGGATACCATATTTCCGTATTGATCTGCGGTTGCTAAATAGACCGTTCCCCCTTTGGGTGGTTGACCTGGCTTTGGAGTTAAGGCTGTATCATGTATGCAGTTTCGTCTTTTTTCTGCATAGGTGTCAGAGAGGAGCTGGTCCGTTGAATGTCTCATGTCCTTCTTTTCTGTAATATAGGTTTGCCCATCCGTAAATGCCAGTTTCATCGCTTCCATTTGTTTATGATATGTATCTATAGATTCTTTCTCTGAAAAAGAAAATCCTTTGAGCATATTTAATGCCATAAGTGCAACGAGACCCTGACCATTTGGCGGAATTTCCCAGACATTATAGCCTCGATAATTTACTGATATGGGTTCTACCCATTCAGGCCGATAAGTTTCCAAATCCTTTTTCGTTAAAAATCCATCATATTGAGTCGAAAAACGGGAAATTTTCTCAGCAATCTCTCCTTCATAAAAGGACTTTGCCTTTGTTTCAGCAATAGATCTCAACGTGTCTGCATGATCTGTTGATTTCCATACTTCCCCTATTTGCGGTGGCCGTCCATGAGGCGCAAATGTATGGAACCAATGTTTGAATTCATCACCATCGAGTACTTCTTTATACTTTTGATACGCTTTTGTCCAGAAACGACCAAGTGTTGGAGATATAGGATAGCCATTTTCCGCATAATCGATGGCCGGCTTTAGCAGCTCTTTAAATGGCAGCACTCCAAATTGATCGGATAATTCCGCCCATGCGCCTGGAGCTCCCGGTACTGTGACTGGAATCCATCCATGAACAGGAATTTCATCATATCCTTTGGCCTTCACTTTATCTATGGAAATGGAGTATGGTGATGGGCCACTTCCATTTAAACCATACAGCTTCCCTTTTGTCCATACTAATGCAAAAGCATCACTGCCAATGCCATTAGAGGTTGGTTCCACTACCGTTAACGCAGCTGCAGTGGCTATGGCAGCGTCAACAGCATTTCCTCCTTGTTTTAACATATCAAGACCAGCCTGTGCAGCAAGGGGCTGGGAAGTTGCGACCATACCACGATTCGCAATGGATACCATCCGTTGCGAGGAATAAGGATAATTTAAATAATCAAAGGACTGCATGATAAATTTTCCCACCTTCATGAAATGTTATATCTAATATATTTCAAGAAAAATAGCAAAAGTCCTGTTAAAAACAATTTTGAATATAAAAACTGCCTGGTTAAATAACCAGGCAGTTATGTCAGATCTTTTCCTCAGCCAGTTCCCTCATCGTTCCGTTTTGCTTAAAATTCGTATGCCATGATAAGGCTTTTTCCAGCACATGCGGTGTCTGACCACCTCGGGAAAGAGCCTCATAATAATATTCTCTTAATTGATCCCGATAGATAGGATGGGCACAATTTTCAATAATGAGTTCAACACGTTCTCTTGGTGCTAAACCGCGCAGGTCTGCGTAACCCTGCTCCGTTACTAAGACATCGACATCATGTTCCGTATGATCTACATGAGAAACAAATGGCACTACGCTTGAAATATCGCCACCCTTTGCGATTGACTTGGTAACGAAAATTGCTAAACGGGCATTTCTGGCAAAATCACCAGACCCCCCTATGCCGTTCATCATTTTCGTACCTGTCACATGTGTAGAGTTGACATTCCCGTAAATATCAAACTCTAATGCGGTATTAATAGATATAAGGCCGAGTCGGCGGATGATCTCTGGATGGTTGGATATTTCCTGCGGACGCATAATTAACTTATCACGATAGTTCTCAAAGTTATCAAAGACTTTTTTCATTTTTTCTTCTGATAACGTAATGGAACAGCATGAAGCCATGTTGACTTTACCTGCATCAATGAGGTCAAAAACCGCATCCTGAAGGACTTCGGAATAAACTTCCAAATTCTCAAATTCAGATTGAACCATACCGTGCAGAACTGCATTGGCTACTGAACCTATCCCCGATTGTATAGGAGCAAGGCTTTTGGTAAGACGCTCTGCTTTAATCTCATTTCGTAAAAAAGTGATTAAATGATCCGCCATGATTTGGGTCTGATCATCAGGTTCAACGATTGTTGATGGTGAATCCGTCTGATTGGTAAAGACAATACCCTTAACTTTTTTAACATCGATAGGAATTCCTGCTGTACCAA from Virgibacillus sp. MSP4-1 harbors:
- a CDS encoding lactate 2-monooxygenase, producing the protein MSFGNEVQAMVYQGIDKNIIPPSFEKLEQKAKEYLDAKPYDYVAASAGAESTKRKNKQAFEKWNIIPRMLRDTSNRDMSTELFGRKLSFPILCAPVGVQSIIHPEGELASARAAAAMNVPFVASTASTYNLEKTAEVMGDKERWFQLYWSSDREIAASMVKRAEIAGYSAIVITLDTPMMGWREKDIDHAYLPFLQAEGIGNYLNDPVFLSRLDQSPEEDMTSAILLWSQIFGNPSLTWGDLDFIKAQTSLPIVLKGILHSEDARLAVEHGVDGIIVSNHGGRQVDGAVSAIDALPEIVDAVEDRIPVLMDSGIRRGSDIIKALAIGARAVLVGRPYMYGLALAGEDGVKQVLRNLMADFDLSMALSGKTSVAELNREILRKES
- a CDS encoding chromate transporter gives rise to the protein MIYWEIFIAFFIPGILGYGGGPASIPLVENEVVDRFGWMTVNDFSEMLAMANALPGPIATKMAGFIGFEQGGILGALVGVFAIVAPSLILMIALLKVLFKFKDSPRVKRLTALILPTIAILLGVMAFDFFQTAYKGSGLWHTLFLAIVSLVLLEKVKVHPAFVILGALIYGAIFLG
- a CDS encoding chromate transporter, whose product is MTHWHLFLAFFRVGIFGYGGGPSSIPLVQKEVVEKYKWLDDEEFANILALGNSLPGPIATKMAGYIGHRVSGFPGMINAVLATIIPTIVLIIILLTFLSSFSNLSWVNGMTEAVVPVVGVMLALLTYGFVKKSHKANGWLITIGLLAASLLLIEWLSVHPAVFIAVILLYALIKPVPDDQSGNEEVDDSNTAENGTREKGKS
- a CDS encoding gamma-glutamyltransferase family protein; this translates as MQSFDYLNYPYSSQRMVSIANRGMVATSQPLAAQAGLDMLKQGGNAVDAAIATAAALTVVEPTSNGIGSDAFALVWTKGKLYGLNGSGPSPYSISIDKVKAKGYDEIPVHGWIPVTVPGAPGAWAELSDQFGVLPFKELLKPAIDYAENGYPISPTLGRFWTKAYQKYKEVLDGDEFKHWFHTFAPHGRPPQIGEVWKSTDHADTLRSIAETKAKSFYEGEIAEKISRFSTQYDGFLTKKDLETYRPEWVEPISVNYRGYNVWEIPPNGQGLVALMALNMLKGFSFSEKESIDTYHKQMEAMKLAFTDGQTYITEKKDMRHSTDQLLSDTYAEKRRNCIHDTALTPKPGQPPKGGTVYLATADQYGNMVSFIQSNYMGFGSGLVVPGTGIALQNRGHNFSLNPSHDNALMGGKRTYHTIIPGFLTKNHIPVGPFGVMGGFMQPQGHVQVLMNMIDFKLNPQAALDAPRWQWRQGKEIAVESTFPSYIAEALVRKGHNIQFEMEKGEFGRGQIIWRDHETGTLYGGTESRTDGTIASY
- a CDS encoding acetyl-CoA hydrolase/transferase family protein, translating into MGNNYHRIKDSQLKEKVVSAEEAATWIQDGMTLGLSGFTRAGDVKAVPTALVKRAENESFKVNVFTGASLGSDIDKMFAEAGIIQKRLPFQADPTMRKKINQGEHLFVDHHLSHTAELLRGNVIEAVDYAILEAISIEDGMIIPSTSVGNSQIFAEQARNIIIEINLAQSEKLKGVHDIYSLGKQGERSPIPLTDPSDRIGTAGIPIDVKKVKGIVFTNQTDSPSTIVEPDDQTQIMADHLITFLRNEIKAERLTKSLAPIQSGIGSVANAVLHGMVQSEFENLEVYSEVLQDAVFDLIDAGKVNMASCCSITLSEEKMKKVFDNFENYRDKLIMRPQEISNHPEIIRRLGLISINTALEFDIYGNVNSTHVTGTKMMNGIGGSGDFARNARLAIFVTKSIAKGGDISSVVPFVSHVDHTEHDVDVLVTEQGYADLRGLAPRERVELIIENCAHPIYRDQLREYYYEALSRGGQTPHVLEKALSWHTNFKQNGTMRELAEEKI